One segment of Syngnathus typhle isolate RoL2023-S1 ecotype Sweden linkage group LG9, RoL_Styp_1.0, whole genome shotgun sequence DNA contains the following:
- the map2 gene encoding microtubule-associated protein 2 isoform X3, with the protein MADDRQPEDGAAQWDPSRGQESTGTHGANGFSSSSYRTCQTGGAHPTSAPFSARENGFDGELTGAHAITAEQVSARIVQEVTAEAVAVLKGEQESQRLPSVEDTTNLPPSPPPSPAAEQFGPLEQDVGDEEEAGPLRRFQNSRERCKFLAPSISVSVPEDDPYHSDEEYYEHPLFSPEWTHSGARPMGQAVAFRQIEEETMEALTAEYEEEEEVEEEDDEDEEEDEEESAEAALDEQQWSGEEPDLDIPEAEVLEQAEDIDKAPDLDLGSVEAVSAPAASSLEAESEEESPETAVKMDSEKAVSEKSGSMSPDSIGTERPPEELLEQQTQGFFAGERMVPESPTIDTPSSVPPDVQTQAKEPAKSITLQPIYGEPITVSEKQPSVEVVEFSSLGSPSDFSSMGVKAEGGNVTSDAMSAYFETSATDALVSPQGKGEGYYELSRVSEETNTVDSKSPKISLSVQESPKTQNADTQDFPVPDKGNECKLSPGKLALDQRSYSLNITIGAMDRNSQGRTNKFSPLAADIMTHTSGSLDESADYLPITTPSGEKPPPFPPVILETAASITSDCSSPPRMAEAVSNPSPEPESPESPESPKPCEGSPTNNTVMAQDLPEMLDLAGPRSRLSSEAAEPELGRRKSFQAFSDDLLSSLGSGEQSPGIRKSDSQLEEMGYCVFSEYSGPMPSPADVVSPTNTSAQVFTPAVLQEKVAAQARKLAVRDTSVEDETPTLDLTVSDDNEMREKEKEDSSEESQSNVKDQLNTSQQVKSSAPPMETFVTPTVTVTLEESGRSGSETERQASGEGSASETEIADYERQIRKLEMEGRPLSLEEERELQELREKVKLVHQEAYEEVDAEDVYQLTGVAKDRIARPVKTSPTSSVESNIDDDKLLSPVLSPSKLKQKELYGSPKRALSPVLTVTKESKEETDTNAREQPDKVEEKIKIETEKKIPEDTEKKVDETKESEEKEGKKKDVAEMIQKEDNEKEQLRQKEEQEKREKETKEKEEKERIEKERKDKEREREEEERIEKERKDKEEAERLEKERKEKAERELREKEEAERMEKERKEKAEKELREKEEAERMEKDRKEKAERELREKEEAERIEKERKEKEEREIKEREEAEKMEKDKQEKALKEKEEAERIEKERKEKEEREIREREEAEKIEKEKQERETRERQEAERVEQERIEQEKQLREKEEKTRVENERRAKEQKEKEEREEQVKLEEARKEEKERHESREKENQPEQKTQHIEETKILTEMDKVQPTEKPEQKEEQNAEAVKEITETRAAIESVVTVEDDFITVVQTIDEADEPGHSVRFSAPPEALCIPSGGEQEEEDDDEEEDDDEEESVELAQEADIEAASFEEVPETPVSQPEETEAPTESYDRDETTMDDSILDSSWVDTQDDDKSMITEQIQPLPKVPSSVKDSTELQTKQQKRVEKHEKSGKPKTKGGRFKGRLATPERKPLRKEPVCIPREKKKAVIKQTEFTKKMEAQTLSPSKRIGPKQVVRQGRPTQHHSCPRRRPTEPLSDSRQPLTVARRSCDRALDGRSQSPSMPRQASSLNRRAYHDHEDSSTSITSSGSTAPRRPTTCRAVMRAEQRTGRAPSTTVSEPLRSRSARSGHSTPRTPGSSAMTPGTPPSCSSSSRTPGTPRSLSLMSHERKVAVARTPPKSPATTPKQLRVLNQPLPDLKKVRSKVGSIDNIKYQPKGGQNHILNKKLDFRYIQSKCSSKDNLKQPPSGGNVHIPSVKLDYSHVQSRCGSLDRRGYSAGGGNIQIQNKKIDLSHVTSKCGSLDNIHHRPGGGNVRIESVKLDFKDKAQAKVGSLDNAHHTPGGGRVTIESRKLTFRDHAKARVDHGADIIVRSPGRSRSLSPQRHRDSHLSSSGSLNMLDSPQLATLAEDVTAALAKQGL; encoded by the exons ATGGCAGATGACCGACAGCCAGAAGACGGTGCCGCTCAGTGGGACCCTTCCAGGGGCCAGGAGTCCACCGGTACCCACGGGGCCAATGGTTTCTCATCTTCCTCGTACAGGACGTGCCAGACGGGTGGGGCTCACCCGACCTCCGCCCCCTTCTCCGCGAGGGAGAACGGCTTTGATGGGGAGTTAACTGGTGCTCATGCTATAACTGCAG AGCAAGTGTCTGCAAGAATCGTGCAGGAAGTGACTGCTGAAGCAGTGGCGGTGCTAAAGGGGGAACAGGAGAGTCAAAGACTGCCATCAG TCGAAGACACCACCAATTTACCTCCGTCACCGCCTCCTTCACCTGCTGCGGAACAATTTGGCCCTCTTGAGCAAG ATGTAGGGGATGAGGAGGAGGCAGGCCCTCTCCGCCGCTTCCAAAATTCTCGGGAGAGGTGCAAGTTCCTCGCCCCCTCTATCTCAGTTTCTGTGCCTGAGGACGACCCCTACCACTCCGACGAGGAGTACTATGAACACCCCTTGTTCAGCCCCGAGTGGACGCACTCGGGCGCCCGCCCCATGGGGCAGGCTGTGGCCTTTAGACAGATTGAAG AAGAGACCATGGAGGCTCTTACAGCTGaatacgaggaggaggaggaggttgaagaggaggatgatgaggatgaggaagaggatgaggaggagagtGCAGAGGCAGCTCTTGATGAGCAGCAATGGAGCGGGGAAGAGCCTGACCTGGACATCCCCGAAGCGGAAGTTTTAGAACAGGCAGAGGACATAGACAAGGCCCCGGATTTAGACCTGGGGTCGGTTGAGGCAGTTAGTGCTCCTGCAGCAAGTTCTTTGGAAGCAgagagtgaggaagaaagcccTGAGACAG CTGTGAAGATGGACTCGGAAAAAGCCGTAAGTGAGAAAAGTGGTTCCATGAGCCCAGACAGCATCGGAACAGAGAGACCTCCAGAGGAGTTATTGGAGCAACAGACCCAAGGCTTCTTTGCTGGAGAACGAATGGTACCGGAGAGTCCCACCATAGATACGCCATCTTCTGTACCTCCAGATGTGCAAACTCAAGCCAAAGAACCCGCAAAGTCAATCACGCTTCAGCCCATCTACGGTGAGCCCATTACTGTGTCAGAGAAGCAACCATCTGTGGAGGTTGTAGAGTTCAGCAGCCTCGGTTCTCCCTCTGATTTCTCCTCAATGGGAGTCAAAGCTGAAGGAGGAAACGTGACCAGTGATGCAATGTCAGCATATTTTGAAACATCAGCCACTGATGCTCTTGTGTCCCCTCAAGGTAAGGGTGAAGGCTATTATGAACTGAGCAGAGTCAGTGAGGAGACCAATACTGTTGATTCCAAGTCTCCGAAGATTAGTTTGTCAGTACAGGAGAGTCCTAAAACCCAAAACGCTGACACTCAAGATTTCCCAGTTCCAGACAAGGGGAATGAATGCAAGCTCTCCCCGGGTAAATTGGCTTTGGACCAAAGGAGCTACTCCCTCAACATCACAATCGGAGCAATGGATCGCAACAGCCAAGGTAGAACGAACAAGTTCTCGCCATTGGCCGCAGATATCATGACGCACACCAGCGGAAGTCTCGACGAGTCTGCAGATTACCTCCCGATCACTACTCCTTCTGGAGAAAAGCCACCTCCCTTCCCTCCAGTCATCCTGGAGACAGCAGCTTCCATCACCTCTGATTGCTCATCTCCACCGAGGATGGCTGAAGCCGTTTCAAATCCCAGCCCTGAACCCGAGTCACCCGAGTCTCCCGAGTCACCAAAACCATGCGAGGGCAGTCCTACGAATAACACCGTCATGGCTCAAGACTTGCCTGAGATGCTAGACCTTGCCGGACCCCGTTCACGGCTGTCATCTGAGGCCGCTGAACCAGAACTCGGACGGCGAAAGTCATTTCAAGCCTTCTCTGATGACCTACTTTCTAGCCTGGGTTCAGGTGAACAAAGTCCTGGAATAAGAAAGAGTGACAGTCAGCTGGAAGAGATGGGCTATTGCGTTTTCAGTGAATACTCTGGACCTATGCCGTCCCCTGCAGATGTGGTCAGCCCAACAAACACTTCTGCACAGGTCTTTACTCCAGCTGTTCTTCAGGAGAAAGTTGCTGCCCAAGCCAGGAAACTAGCAGTTAGGGACACATCTGTGGAAGACGAGACCCCGACTTTAGACCTGACTGTCAGTGACGATAATGAGATGAGAGAAAAGGAGAAAGAAGATTCCTCAGAAGAAAGTCAAAGCAACGTAAAGGACCAGCTGAATACAAGTCAGCAGGTGAAATCCTCTGCCCCGCCAATGGAAACGTTTGTGACACCCACCGTCACGGTGACTCTGGAAGAAAGTGGGCGGTCAGGAAGCGAGACCGAGCGACAAGCTAGCGGCGAAGGATCTGCTTCTGAAACCGAGATTGCTGATTATGAGAGGCAGATCCGCAAACTGGAGATGGAGGGAAGGCCTCTCAGTTTGGAGGAAGAACGAGAGTTGCAGGAGCTTCGGGAGAAGGTCAAGCTGGTGCACCAGGAAGCCTATGAAGAGGTGGATGCTGAAGATGTTTACCAGTTAACGGGGGTGGCCAAGGACCGCATTGCTCGGCCCGTCAAGACTTCACCCACTTCTTCAGTTGAAAGCAATATCGACGATGATAAACTACTTTCTCCGGTTCTCTCACCGTCCAAGCTCAAACAAAAAGAACTTTATGGTTCCCCGAAAAGAGCACTGTCACCAGTGCTAACCGTAACCAAAGAATCCAAAGAAGAAACTGATACAAATGCCAGAGAACAGCCTGATAAAGTTGAGGAGAAAATAAAGATTGAGACGGAAAAGAAAATTCCAGAAGACACTGAAAAGAAAGTGGATGAGACGAAAGAAAGTGaagagaaggaaggaaagaaaaaagatgtgGCAGAGATGATTCAAAAGGAAGACAATGAGAAAGAGCAATTGAGACAGAAAGAAGAGCAGGAGAAACGTGAAAAGGAGACTAAAGAAAAGGAAGAGAAAGAAAGGAttgagaaagaaaggaaagacaagGAGAGGGAAAGGGAAGAGGAAGAGAGGAttgagaaagaaaggaaagacaagGAAGAGGCTGAAAGAttagagaaagaaaggaaagaaaaagcagaGAGGGAATTGAGAGAAAAGGAAGAGGCTGAGAGAATGGAGAaagagaggaaagaaaaagcagAGAAGGAATTGAGAGAAAAGGAAGAGGCTGAGCGGATGGAGAAagatagaaaagaaaaagcagagaGGGAATTGAGAGAAAAGGAAGAAGCTGAGAGAAtagagaaagaaaggaaagaaaaagaggagaGGGAAATCAAAGAAAGGGAAGAGGCTGAGAAAATGGAGAAAGATAAACAGGAGAAggcattgaaagaaaaagaagaggcagagagaatagagaaagaaagaaaagaaaaagaggagagGGAAATCAGAGAAAGAGAGGAGGCAGAGAAaattgagaaagaaaaacaggagAGGGAAACGAGAGAAAGGCAAGAGGCGGAAAGAGTTGAGCAAGAAAGAATAGAACAAGAGAAGCAGTTGAGAGAAAAGGAAGAGAAGACGAGGGTTGAAAATGAGAGGAGAGCCAAAGAACAGAAAGAGAAAGAGGAAAGGGAAGAGCAAGTAAAGTTAGAGGAAGCAAggaaagaggaaaaggaaagaCACGAGTCAAGGGAGAAGGAAAATCAGCCTGAACAAAAGACGCAACATATCGAAGAGACAAAAATATTGACCGAAATGGACAAAGTCCAACCAACCGAAAAACCGGAACAGAAAGAAGAGCAAAATGCAGAAGCGGTCAAGGAGATCACGGAAACTCGCGCCGCCATCGAATCCGTCGTGACGGTCGAAGATGACTTCATCACTGTGGTCCAAACCATCGATGAAGCGGATGAACCAGGACACAGTGTTCGATTCTCCGCTCCACCTGAAGCCTTGTGTATACCCAGCGGGGGAGAgcaagaggaggaagacgatgacgaggaggaggatgacgacGAGGAGGAGTCCGTGGAGTTGGCCCAGGAGGCCGACATCGAGGCTGCCAGTTTCGAAGAGGTTCCTGAGACCCCCGTGTCTCAACCTGAGGAAACAGAAGCTCCAACAGAAAGTTATGACAGAGATGAAACCACCATGGACGACTCCATCTTGGACAGTTCTTGGGTGGACACACAAG atgATGACAAGAGCATGATTACAGAGCAGATCCAACCCTTGCCCAAGGTGCCCAGCTCTGTCAAAGACTCCACTGAGCTCCAAACTAAGCAGCAGAAGAGAGTAGAGAAGCACGAAAAGTCCGGCAAGCCCAAAACTAAAGGCGGGCGGTTTAAAGGCCGACTCGCCACTCCTGAACGCAAGCCACTGCGCAAGGAACCGGTTTGCATCCCTcgggagaagaaaaaag CTGTGATAAAGCAAACGGAGTTTACCAAAAAAATGGAGGCTCAGACTCTGTCCCCATCCAAGAGGATTGGACCCAAACAAGTTGTCCGCCAGGGCCGTCCCACCCAGCATCATTCCTGTCCTAGAAGGAGACCCACAG AGCCACTTTCCGACAGTCGTCAGCCTCTCACCGTTGCTAGGCGATCTTGCGACAGAGCCTTG GATGGTAGATCGCAAAGTCCTTCTATGCCGCGGCAAGCCTCGTCTCTGAATCGCCGTGCATACCATGACCATGAGGACAGCTCAACCTCCATCACTAGTTCTGGTTCAACAGCTCCCCGCAGACCCACAA CCTGCCGTGCTGTGATGAGGGCAGAGCAAAGGACGGGTCGAGCTCCTAGTACGACAG tctCGGAGCCGCTACGCTCCCGTTCAGCCCGTAGTGGCCACTCAACGCCGCGTACCCCCGGCTCCAGCGCCATGACCCCTGGGACCCCTCCCAGCTGCTCATCATCCTCAAGGACGCCGGGAACTCCACGCTCCCTTAGCTTGATGTCCCATGAGAGGAAGGTGGCTGTGGCGCGCACCCCGCCCAAATCCCCCGCCACCACTCCCAAGCAGCTGAGAGTCCTTAACCAACCGCTACCCGACTTGAAGAAAGTTCGCTCCAAGGTCGGCTCCATAGATAATATCAAGTACCAGCCCAAAGGCGGACAG aatCATATTCTAAACAAGAAGCTGGACTTCAGGTACATACAATCAAAATGCAGCTCCAAGGATAATCTGAAGCAACCTCCCAGTGGAGGCAAT GTCCACATCCCCAGCGTTAAGCTGGACTATAGCCATGTTCAGTCTAGGTGTGGGTCCTTGGACAGGAGGGGCTACTCAGCAGGAGGTGGCAAT ATACAGATACAGAACAAGAAGATTGACCTGAGTCACGTGACCTCAAAGTGTGGCTCATTAGACAACATTCACCATCGCCCCG GTGGCGGTAACGTTCGTATTGAGAGTGTAAAGTTGGACTTTAAAGACAAAGCCCAAGCCAAGGTGGGATCCTTGGATAATGCTCACCATACTCCAGGAGGAGGTCGTGTCACA ATTGAGAGCCGCAAGTTGACATTCCGTGACCACGCCAAGGCCCGAGTGGACCACGGGGCCGACATCATCGTCCGGTCGCCGGGCCGGTCTCGTTCCCTGTCGCCCCAGCGCCACCGGGACAGCCACCTTTCATCGTCCGGCAGCCTCAACATGTTGGATTCGCCGCAGTTAGCCACCTTAGCCGAGGACGTCACCGCCGCTCTGGCCAAGCAGGGTTTGTGA
- the map2 gene encoding microtubule-associated protein 2 isoform X2, with product MPYFHPSLTWRTSFFRRSSSVMAVSLCSVKMDSEKAVSEKSGSMSPDSIGTERPPEELLEQQTQGFFAGERMVPESPTIDTPSSVPPDVQTQAKEPAKSITLQPIYGEPITVSEKQPSVEVVEFSSLGSPSDFSSMGVKAEGGNVTSDAMSAYFETSATDALVSPQGKGEGYYELSRVSEETNTVDSKSPKISLSVQESPKTQNADTQDFPVPDKGNECKLSPGKLALDQRSYSLNITIGAMDRNSQGRTNKFSPLAADIMTHTSGSLDESADYLPITTPSGEKPPPFPPVILETAASITSDCSSPPRMAEAVSNPSPEPESPESPESPKPCEGSPTNNTVMAQDLPEMLDLAGPRSRLSSEAAEPELGRRKSFQAFSDDLLSSLGSGEQSPGIRKSDSQLEEMGYCVFSEYSGPMPSPADVVSPTNTSAQVFTPAVLQEKVAAQARKLAVRDTSVEDETPTLDLTVSDDNEMREKEKEDSSEESQSNVKDQLNTSQQVKSSAPPMETFVTPTVTVTLEESGRSGSETERQASGEGSASETEIADYERQIRKLEMEGRPLSLEEERELQELREKVKLVHQEAYEEVDAEDVYQLTGVAKDRIARPVKTSPTSSVESNIDDDKLLSPVLSPSKLKQKELYGSPKRALSPVLTVTKESKEETDTNAREQPDKVEEKIKIETEKKIPEDTEKKVDETKESEEKEGKKKDVAEMIQKEDNEKEQLRQKEEQEKREKETKEKEEKERIEKERKDKEREREEEERIEKERKDKEEAERLEKERKEKAERELREKEEAERMEKERKEKAEKELREKEEAERMEKDRKEKAERELREKEEAERIEKERKEKEEREIKEREEAEKMEKDKQEKALKEKEEAERIEKERKEKEEREIREREEAEKIEKEKQERETRERQEAERVEQERIEQEKQLREKEEKTRVENERRAKEQKEKEEREEQVKLEEARKEEKERHESREKENQPEQKTQHIEETKILTEMDKVQPTEKPEQKEEQNAEAVKEITETRAAIESVVTVEDDFITVVQTIDEADEPGHSVRFSAPPEALCIPSGGEQEEEDDDEEEDDDEEESVELAQEADIEAASFEEVPETPVSQPEETEAPTESYDRDETTMDDSILDSSWVDTQDDDKSMITEQIQPLPKVPSSVKDSTELQTKQQKRVEKHEKSGKPKTKGGRFKGRLATPERKPLRKEPVCIPREKKKAVIKQTEFTKKMEAQTLSPSKRIGPKQVVRQGRPTQHHSCPRRRPTEPLSDSRQPLTVARRSCDRALDGRSQSPSMPRQASSLNRRAYHDHEDSSTSITSSGSTAPRRPTTCRAVMRAEQRTGRAPSTTVSEPLRSRSARSGHSTPRTPGSSAMTPGTPPSCSSSSRTPGTPRSLSLMSHERKVAVARTPPKSPATTPKQLRVLNQPLPDLKKVRSKVGSIDNIKYQPKGGQVHIPSVKLDYSHVQSRCGSLDRRGYSAGGGNIQIQNKKIDLSHVTSKCGSLDNIHHRPGGGNVRIESVKLDFKDKAQAKVGSLDNAHHTPGGGRVTIESRKLTFRDHAKARVDHGADIIVRSPGRSRSLSPQRHRDSHLSSSGSLNMLDSPQLATLAEDVTAALAKQGL from the exons ATGCCATATTTCCATCCATCTCTGACTTGGCGGACCTCATTCTTTCGCCGCTCATCTTCGGTGATGGCTGTTTCATTGTGCT CTGTGAAGATGGACTCGGAAAAAGCCGTAAGTGAGAAAAGTGGTTCCATGAGCCCAGACAGCATCGGAACAGAGAGACCTCCAGAGGAGTTATTGGAGCAACAGACCCAAGGCTTCTTTGCTGGAGAACGAATGGTACCGGAGAGTCCCACCATAGATACGCCATCTTCTGTACCTCCAGATGTGCAAACTCAAGCCAAAGAACCCGCAAAGTCAATCACGCTTCAGCCCATCTACGGTGAGCCCATTACTGTGTCAGAGAAGCAACCATCTGTGGAGGTTGTAGAGTTCAGCAGCCTCGGTTCTCCCTCTGATTTCTCCTCAATGGGAGTCAAAGCTGAAGGAGGAAACGTGACCAGTGATGCAATGTCAGCATATTTTGAAACATCAGCCACTGATGCTCTTGTGTCCCCTCAAGGTAAGGGTGAAGGCTATTATGAACTGAGCAGAGTCAGTGAGGAGACCAATACTGTTGATTCCAAGTCTCCGAAGATTAGTTTGTCAGTACAGGAGAGTCCTAAAACCCAAAACGCTGACACTCAAGATTTCCCAGTTCCAGACAAGGGGAATGAATGCAAGCTCTCCCCGGGTAAATTGGCTTTGGACCAAAGGAGCTACTCCCTCAACATCACAATCGGAGCAATGGATCGCAACAGCCAAGGTAGAACGAACAAGTTCTCGCCATTGGCCGCAGATATCATGACGCACACCAGCGGAAGTCTCGACGAGTCTGCAGATTACCTCCCGATCACTACTCCTTCTGGAGAAAAGCCACCTCCCTTCCCTCCAGTCATCCTGGAGACAGCAGCTTCCATCACCTCTGATTGCTCATCTCCACCGAGGATGGCTGAAGCCGTTTCAAATCCCAGCCCTGAACCCGAGTCACCCGAGTCTCCCGAGTCACCAAAACCATGCGAGGGCAGTCCTACGAATAACACCGTCATGGCTCAAGACTTGCCTGAGATGCTAGACCTTGCCGGACCCCGTTCACGGCTGTCATCTGAGGCCGCTGAACCAGAACTCGGACGGCGAAAGTCATTTCAAGCCTTCTCTGATGACCTACTTTCTAGCCTGGGTTCAGGTGAACAAAGTCCTGGAATAAGAAAGAGTGACAGTCAGCTGGAAGAGATGGGCTATTGCGTTTTCAGTGAATACTCTGGACCTATGCCGTCCCCTGCAGATGTGGTCAGCCCAACAAACACTTCTGCACAGGTCTTTACTCCAGCTGTTCTTCAGGAGAAAGTTGCTGCCCAAGCCAGGAAACTAGCAGTTAGGGACACATCTGTGGAAGACGAGACCCCGACTTTAGACCTGACTGTCAGTGACGATAATGAGATGAGAGAAAAGGAGAAAGAAGATTCCTCAGAAGAAAGTCAAAGCAACGTAAAGGACCAGCTGAATACAAGTCAGCAGGTGAAATCCTCTGCCCCGCCAATGGAAACGTTTGTGACACCCACCGTCACGGTGACTCTGGAAGAAAGTGGGCGGTCAGGAAGCGAGACCGAGCGACAAGCTAGCGGCGAAGGATCTGCTTCTGAAACCGAGATTGCTGATTATGAGAGGCAGATCCGCAAACTGGAGATGGAGGGAAGGCCTCTCAGTTTGGAGGAAGAACGAGAGTTGCAGGAGCTTCGGGAGAAGGTCAAGCTGGTGCACCAGGAAGCCTATGAAGAGGTGGATGCTGAAGATGTTTACCAGTTAACGGGGGTGGCCAAGGACCGCATTGCTCGGCCCGTCAAGACTTCACCCACTTCTTCAGTTGAAAGCAATATCGACGATGATAAACTACTTTCTCCGGTTCTCTCACCGTCCAAGCTCAAACAAAAAGAACTTTATGGTTCCCCGAAAAGAGCACTGTCACCAGTGCTAACCGTAACCAAAGAATCCAAAGAAGAAACTGATACAAATGCCAGAGAACAGCCTGATAAAGTTGAGGAGAAAATAAAGATTGAGACGGAAAAGAAAATTCCAGAAGACACTGAAAAGAAAGTGGATGAGACGAAAGAAAGTGaagagaaggaaggaaagaaaaaagatgtgGCAGAGATGATTCAAAAGGAAGACAATGAGAAAGAGCAATTGAGACAGAAAGAAGAGCAGGAGAAACGTGAAAAGGAGACTAAAGAAAAGGAAGAGAAAGAAAGGAttgagaaagaaaggaaagacaagGAGAGGGAAAGGGAAGAGGAAGAGAGGAttgagaaagaaaggaaagacaagGAAGAGGCTGAAAGAttagagaaagaaaggaaagaaaaagcagaGAGGGAATTGAGAGAAAAGGAAGAGGCTGAGAGAATGGAGAaagagaggaaagaaaaagcagAGAAGGAATTGAGAGAAAAGGAAGAGGCTGAGCGGATGGAGAAagatagaaaagaaaaagcagagaGGGAATTGAGAGAAAAGGAAGAAGCTGAGAGAAtagagaaagaaaggaaagaaaaagaggagaGGGAAATCAAAGAAAGGGAAGAGGCTGAGAAAATGGAGAAAGATAAACAGGAGAAggcattgaaagaaaaagaagaggcagagagaatagagaaagaaagaaaagaaaaagaggagagGGAAATCAGAGAAAGAGAGGAGGCAGAGAAaattgagaaagaaaaacaggagAGGGAAACGAGAGAAAGGCAAGAGGCGGAAAGAGTTGAGCAAGAAAGAATAGAACAAGAGAAGCAGTTGAGAGAAAAGGAAGAGAAGACGAGGGTTGAAAATGAGAGGAGAGCCAAAGAACAGAAAGAGAAAGAGGAAAGGGAAGAGCAAGTAAAGTTAGAGGAAGCAAggaaagaggaaaaggaaagaCACGAGTCAAGGGAGAAGGAAAATCAGCCTGAACAAAAGACGCAACATATCGAAGAGACAAAAATATTGACCGAAATGGACAAAGTCCAACCAACCGAAAAACCGGAACAGAAAGAAGAGCAAAATGCAGAAGCGGTCAAGGAGATCACGGAAACTCGCGCCGCCATCGAATCCGTCGTGACGGTCGAAGATGACTTCATCACTGTGGTCCAAACCATCGATGAAGCGGATGAACCAGGACACAGTGTTCGATTCTCCGCTCCACCTGAAGCCTTGTGTATACCCAGCGGGGGAGAgcaagaggaggaagacgatgacgaggaggaggatgacgacGAGGAGGAGTCCGTGGAGTTGGCCCAGGAGGCCGACATCGAGGCTGCCAGTTTCGAAGAGGTTCCTGAGACCCCCGTGTCTCAACCTGAGGAAACAGAAGCTCCAACAGAAAGTTATGACAGAGATGAAACCACCATGGACGACTCCATCTTGGACAGTTCTTGGGTGGACACACAAG atgATGACAAGAGCATGATTACAGAGCAGATCCAACCCTTGCCCAAGGTGCCCAGCTCTGTCAAAGACTCCACTGAGCTCCAAACTAAGCAGCAGAAGAGAGTAGAGAAGCACGAAAAGTCCGGCAAGCCCAAAACTAAAGGCGGGCGGTTTAAAGGCCGACTCGCCACTCCTGAACGCAAGCCACTGCGCAAGGAACCGGTTTGCATCCCTcgggagaagaaaaaag CTGTGATAAAGCAAACGGAGTTTACCAAAAAAATGGAGGCTCAGACTCTGTCCCCATCCAAGAGGATTGGACCCAAACAAGTTGTCCGCCAGGGCCGTCCCACCCAGCATCATTCCTGTCCTAGAAGGAGACCCACAG AGCCACTTTCCGACAGTCGTCAGCCTCTCACCGTTGCTAGGCGATCTTGCGACAGAGCCTTG GATGGTAGATCGCAAAGTCCTTCTATGCCGCGGCAAGCCTCGTCTCTGAATCGCCGTGCATACCATGACCATGAGGACAGCTCAACCTCCATCACTAGTTCTGGTTCAACAGCTCCCCGCAGACCCACAA CCTGCCGTGCTGTGATGAGGGCAGAGCAAAGGACGGGTCGAGCTCCTAGTACGACAG tctCGGAGCCGCTACGCTCCCGTTCAGCCCGTAGTGGCCACTCAACGCCGCGTACCCCCGGCTCCAGCGCCATGACCCCTGGGACCCCTCCCAGCTGCTCATCATCCTCAAGGACGCCGGGAACTCCACGCTCCCTTAGCTTGATGTCCCATGAGAGGAAGGTGGCTGTGGCGCGCACCCCGCCCAAATCCCCCGCCACCACTCCCAAGCAGCTGAGAGTCCTTAACCAACCGCTACCCGACTTGAAGAAAGTTCGCTCCAAGGTCGGCTCCATAGATAATATCAAGTACCAGCCCAAAGGCGGACAG GTCCACATCCCCAGCGTTAAGCTGGACTATAGCCATGTTCAGTCTAGGTGTGGGTCCTTGGACAGGAGGGGCTACTCAGCAGGAGGTGGCAAT ATACAGATACAGAACAAGAAGATTGACCTGAGTCACGTGACCTCAAAGTGTGGCTCATTAGACAACATTCACCATCGCCCCG GTGGCGGTAACGTTCGTATTGAGAGTGTAAAGTTGGACTTTAAAGACAAAGCCCAAGCCAAGGTGGGATCCTTGGATAATGCTCACCATACTCCAGGAGGAGGTCGTGTCACA ATTGAGAGCCGCAAGTTGACATTCCGTGACCACGCCAAGGCCCGAGTGGACCACGGGGCCGACATCATCGTCCGGTCGCCGGGCCGGTCTCGTTCCCTGTCGCCCCAGCGCCACCGGGACAGCCACCTTTCATCGTCCGGCAGCCTCAACATGTTGGATTCGCCGCAGTTAGCCACCTTAGCCGAGGACGTCACCGCCGCTCTGGCCAAGCAGGGTTTGTGA